Below is a window of Streptomyces sp. NBC_01429 DNA.
CTGGTCCTCCTGGCACGTCGCCGCCGCCCTCGACACCCCCGTCTCCCGCAAGCTCACCGGCACCGGCTGGCGCGACGACCGGCTCGGCACCCAGCGGCGCGGCACCACCTCCGTCAACGGCGCTACGCTCGCCATCACCGGAGGCGACGGCACCGGGCTCGGCAAGGGCGACGACTACATGGTCGCCACCCGGGACATCGAGGACTCCCTGCTGTTCGTCAGCCGCGTACTGACCGGCAGCGGTACGGTCACGGCCCGGGTGGACGACCACCGGGGCGCCCTGACCGGGCTGATGCTGCGCGACCGCATCCACACCAACACCCGCTACCTGTACTTCGGCGCCGACGCCACCGGCAAGCTCGTCCTCGCCAACCGCACCCGCGACAGCCGCCACGACTGGCAGGACGACGTCCGCTCCCCGCTGGACGCGGGCATCTCCGGTTTCACCGTCTCCGACCACCCGTATCTGCGCCTGGTACGGAACTACGAGACGCACCAGGTCATCGCCTTCGCCTCCGCCGACGGCGCCACCTGGCGCTATGTCGGCGCGCTCTTCACCCCCTTCCCGTACGCGCTGCACGCCGGCGTCGCCTCGACCGGCAGCGCGGTCCTCGGCACCGTCAAGGTGACGGGCACCTCCTCCGGAAAGCTCCAGCCGTACGTGGCGAGCCGCACGGCGGACACCTTCACCCTCGCCTGGAACAAGCCCGAGGACGCCGTCGCCTTCACGCTCCACCGCACCGCCGACGCGAAGACCGCCGCCACCGACCCGCGCACCCGCCCCGCCGGCTGGGACAAGGTCCTCTCCGACACCCGCGAGCGCGGCTGCACGGAGAAGGAACTGCGGCACGGAAAGCGCTGGTTCAAGGTCGTGGCGTCCCTCCAGGACGGCTCCACCCGGGTCTCCGAGGACAGCGCCGTCGCGGTCGCCGAGACCCTCGCCGAGGTCATCGCGCGGGCCAGGAAGGCCGAAGCGAGGGAGTGGACGAAGAAGAGCTACGCGGCCTTCACCGCCGAGATCGACCGGATCGAGAAGGCGGGCGGCGACCAGGAGGCGCGGATCGACGAGGTCTACACCGCCTACGCCCTGCTGGTGTCCACCGACACCCTGCTGCGTCAGTTCAAGGTCACCCGGGAGATGGTGGAGGCGTCCACCATCGAGTGGCCGGGCACCGGCACCAAGGCGTCCAACGGCTGGAAAGCGTTCGACGGCGACACGGCCACCTACACCGACACTCTCGCCACCGAGAGCTGGATCGACATCGACGCGGGCGCGGCTGGCCCCGTCACCATCGACAAGATCCGCTTCCATCCCCGCACCGGACTGGAGACCCGCGCCAACGGCACGGTGTTCCAGGGCTCGGACGACGGACAGAACTGGACGGACCTGCACACCATCAGCGGGGTGAGCGCCGCTCAGTGGTACGAGGTGAAGCTCGGCCGCACGGCCTCGCACCGGAGGATCCGCGTCTACGACAACCACGGCGGAAGCGCCAACCTCGCCGAGATCGAGTTCTGGTACTACCTGCCCGACGAGTCGTAACACCCGCGCCGGCTCTTCCCACCGGCCCCGGGAAAAACTCCTGAACCCGCGGCAACCTTGTGCGCGGGCGGCGGCGACCAGGAGGTCGCGGAGGGAGGTGTGTTCATCCCTCCCTCCGCGACCCCACCCGCCTACGGCTGGAGCCCCCCCCCATGACCACCGCCCCCAGGACCACCGACCCGGCGACCGCTCCCCCGGAGGCCACCGGACACGGACACCCCTCGCGCCGAGGCGTCCTCGCCGTCACCACCGCCGGTGTCGTCGCCGCGGGAGCCGCCGTCACCGGAGCCACCGCCACACCCGCACGGGCGGCGGCCTTCGGCTACACCGACGACGGAAACGAACTATGTGATCAGCACCGGCGCCAATCTCGTCCTCAAGATCTCCAGGACCAGCGGCGACCTGACCTCACTGGTCTACGGAACCACCGAGTACGAGGGGTACGGCAACGCGCACTCCCACGTGGAATCCGGACTCGGCGCCTCCACGGTCACCAACGACTGCCTGGACCTGCTGAGCTGAGCGGGCCCGCGCGCCTCCCGGGGAGTGCCCCGGGAGGCGCGACAGGTCAGTGCAGCTTTCCGGCCCCGGCCCCGCCGTCGACCAGGCCAGGGACGGCGCGCGGGTTATCGACCGAGGCGCGCAGGACCGGGGTCCAGCCCGCGTCGGGCCGCAGGGTCTCCTCGGGGATCTCCGCGTTGTGCACCGCGAGCAGATCGACGGGCTTGCCGTTGACGACATTGCCGGAGGTGGTGACCGGCGCGTCCGACCACTTCTTCAGGATCTGGCCGAGGCCCACCCCCTTCGGGACGGTGAACGCGTTCTTCTCGGCGACGAGCTTGGACTCGAAGCCGATGCCGAAGGAGTATCCGTACCCCGACTTCTGCACCACATAGTGGTTGTTGTACGCGTCGACCTGGCCGAACCGCACCCTCGGCGCCCGTTCCTTCAGGTTCTTGAACTGGTTGTGGTGCAGGGTGACGCGCAGCTTGCCCCGGTCGACGGCGGTCAGACTGTCGCTGTTGCCGATCAGAATGGTCTTGTCGTGCTCCTTGAAGACGTTCCAGGAGACGGTGACCAGGTCCGCGCCCCTGACGACGTCCAGCTCACCGTCGTGCTGCTGGTACAACCGGCCGAAGTAGTAGGGCTGTTCGCTGTCGGGGTGGCGGCCGTCCGTGAAGGTGTTGTGGTCCACCCAGACATGGGTGGAGCCGTACAGCACCAGGTTGTCGTACTCGGAGTTCCACTCGCCGTACGCGCCGTCCGTCGGATCCCACTGCGGGAAGCAGTTGAAGGCGTCCTCGAAGGTGAGGTTGCGGATGATGACGTTGTCGACGTCCCTGACCTGGAGGCTGCCACCGAGGATACGGGCGTTCCTGCCCACCCCCACGATGGTGGTGTTGGCGGGCACGTTCACCTTGACCTGGGCACCCTGGAGCTTGGCGGAGGCGGCCCGCAGATCCTCCTGCTCGCCGCTGACCTCCTCGTCGTACCCCCAGACCGCCGGATCGTAGTCCGCGAGGTACTGCTCGAAGGAGTAGCCCTTGGCCTCGTAGTCCTTGCAGGTGAGCGGGTTGCCCACGCTGTCGGAGAGGGCGTCCAGGGTGCCCTTGACCCGGATGACCGACGGGTTGTCCTCGGCGGCGCTCAGCGCCGCTCTGAACTCCGCCCAGGTGGTGACGGTGTAGACATGGTCCGCGGTGGCGTCGCGGCCGCCGGTGGTGGAGCCGGACTCGGCGGCCCAGCCGTCGCCCGCGGGGAGCGCGGCCCGCTCGGCGGCGGGGCTCGCGGTCCGGGACTGCCCCTGGGCGGGAGCCGCGAGCGCGGTCAGGGTCAGGGCCATGCCGCAGGCCAACGCCGTAGTGGTGATGCGGGCACGGCTTTTCGAGAGACGCACGGGAGTACTCCTTCAGTCGTCGAGCCAGCTGAGCCAGGACGCGGGGATCTCTTCGTCGAGACGGCGGGTGTCGCCGGGCGCGAGCACCCGCTCGTCCCGCAGCGAACGGGCCACCAGACGCGCCACCGCGATGGCGCCCGGCGGATGGAAGTGGGTGTTGTCCGAGACGCCGTCCGGGTAGTTCGGCGACTCGCCCGGCAGGAGCCAGTGGAAGTACGGTTCGGTGCCCTCGGCCCCCAGGCGCTGCCACAGCGCCAGCGAAGCGGCCTGGATGTCGAGCAGCGGCACCCGTTCGGCGGCGGCCAGCGCGCGCATCGCCGCCGGGTAGTCGCCGTGGGTGGCGACCGCGTCGCCCGCCGTGTCGAATTTGCGGCGCTCGACCGAGGTGAGCAGCACCGGGCGCGCGCCGGCGTCCCTGGCCCCCTTCACGTACTGCCGCAGACAGTCCTGGTACGTGGACCACGGCTCGGTGTAGCGGGTGGGGTCGGCGGACTTCTCGTCGTTGTGCCCGAACTGGATCAGCAGGAGATCACCGGGCCGGATCACACCGAGGACGGCGGCGAGCCGGCCCTCGTCGATGAAACTTTTCGAACTGCGGCCGTTCACCGCGTGGTTGGCGACCGCGATGCCCTTCCTGAGCAGGAAGGGGAGCGCCATGCCCCAGCCGGTCTCGGGTGCGGCGCTCGCGTACTTGTCCGCTGCCGTGGAGTCCCCGGCGATGTGGACGGTTCCCGGGGACCTTTCCGGGCGGCCGCTCCTGCCGCCCGCCGCCGCGGCGGCGGGGGCCGCGGCGACGGCCAGCGGCAGCGCGGAGAGCGCCGCGGCGGCCTGTCTTCGCGAGATGGACACGTCGATCTGCCTCGCTTCCTGTTGATGAGGATGAGGGACGGGGGAGAGGTATCGGTACGGGAGCGGGCGGGCGCGGCCCCGTGGACTCGCGGGCGCGCGGACCCGCTCCCGTACCGGCCCGGCGGATCAGCCCTTGTTCTGTTCCTTCCACTCCGCCTGGGCCTCGTTGAGCTCCTTGGCGACCTTGTCCGCGAACTCCTTGGCGGTCATGTCACCGAGCAGCACCTTCTGGAAGTTCGGCTCGTTGCCGCTCTTGCTGATGGTGTTCCAGTCGGGCAGGTAGTACGGCAGGTCGACGATCTTCGTGGAGCCGTCGCTGAGCGCCTTCATCGCGGCGGCGGTCGGCTCGGCGTTCTTGATCCAGGTGTCGGAGGCGGCGTCGGTGTTGGCCGGGATGGAGCCCGCCGACGCGTTCCACGCGCTGTTGGACTTGTGCGAGGCGGCGAACTCGATGAGCTTCCAGGCCGCCGCCTTGTTCTTGCTGTTCTTGAACAGGCCCAGACCGTCGACCGGGTTGGAGACCTGGACGCGCGAGCCGTCCTCCGCCGTCGGATAGGGGAGTCCCTTGAACTTGTCGTTGCCGAGCGCCTTCACATGATCCTGGTAGGAGGCCAGGTTGTGGGTCAGCATCCCGATCGTGCCGTTGTCCCACTGCGCGACCATCTTGATGAAGTCGTTGTTGACGTCGGCGGACGGCGTCACCTTCTTGTACAGGGCGACGTACTTCTCCAGCGCCGCCACGTTCTTGGGGTCGTTGACGGTGGTCTTGTCGCCGTCCCAGAAGGACGTGATGCCCGACTGCCCGTACATCGCGTCCATGGCGGGCGCGATGGAGCCCGCGCCGCCCCGGATGGTGTAGCCGAAGCGGTTCTTCCCGGCGGCGGTGAGCTTCTCGGCCGCCGCGTAGAACTCGGACCAGGTGGCGGGCGCCTTGAGACCCGCGGCCGAGAACAGGTCGGTGCGGTACCAGAGCGTGCCGTTGTTGCTGGACGTCGGCACCGAGTACATCTCGTCCCCGCGCCCGCCCGCCGCCTTCACACTGTCGACCATGGTGGGGACCAGCCTGCCCTTGAGGCCGCTGGAGCCGATGCGCTCGTCCACCGGGTCCAGGACGTCCCGTATCACCAGGTTGGAGAGATAGGCGGTGGTCACCCCGCCGACGTCCGGCAGCCCGCCGCCGTCGATCGCCGTGTCGTACTTCGCCTGCACCTGGTCGATCGGGATGCCCACGTACTTGACGTGGATGTCCGGGTTCTCCTTCTCGAAGTCCTTGATGATCTGTGCCCAGATGTCCCTGCGCTCACCCGTGTTGTTGTCCCACAGCGTGATCTCGCCCTTGCCGGAGCCCTCACTCCCGCCCCCGCCGCTTCCGTCGTCACCGCACGCGGTGGCCGTCAGGGCGAGGACGGCGGTCAGCGAGACGGCCGCGGCCGTCCGCCCTCTGAAGGGGTTTCCTCTGCTGGATGTCCTGCGGATGCTCATGGCCGGCTCGTCTCTTTCGGGAGTTCTCGGAGGGTTTCGACGGTGTGCGGTGTGCTGTGTTCCAAGGCGTGCCGTGTTCCACGGTGTGCCGTGTTCTACGGTGTGCGGTGCTCAGCGGTGCGTGGTGCTCAGCGGTGCGTACGGGGCGAGTTCTGCGGCGCCCAGCCGTCCGTGCCGCGCAGATAGTCGGCGACCTGGTGAACGGCGGCCTCGGCGGCCGTCAGCTGCGGGCGGTCGGATGTCACGGCCGAGCCGGGCCCGTACGTGCGGTACTCGGCGAAGCGGGCGTCCTTCCAGGAGAAACCGCTCATGTCGGTCCACGGCGAGGACTTGACCGCCGCCGGCAGCTCGGTGTCCCGGAACAGCACCTGTGCCACGGCGTTCGGCTCACCGCCCGGATGCCAGGGCCGGCCCAGGTGGAAGGTGCCCGCCGGAGCGTCGCTGACGACGCGGCTGCCGGTGATCAGGAAGCCGTACGGGTTGTCCTTCCAGGTCGAAGCCGCCGTGATGTAGCCGTTGTTGGTGTCGGAGCCGCGGCTGAGCGCCCTGATCACGGAACGCTCGATGACCGTGGTGGCGCGCCCGTAGATGAAGTCCACGTCGCCCTCGATGTACGAGTCGCGGACGTAGACCCGGCTCACCCGGTTCAGCGCCGGACTGTCGGTCATCAGGGTGTCCTGGTTGCCCTTGAAGGCGGTGTTCTCGAAGACGATCCGGTCACCGGTCGTCTTCATCGCCAGCGCCTGCTCGTTGGCGAGATCGTGCGCCGCCTCGTCGAAGTCGTTGACGAAGGTCAGATTGCGGGCGGTGACATCGCTCGCGGCGATCAGCACGGTCGCGCTGCCGCTCGAACCGCCGTACTCGTTGGGGGTGTCGAAGACGATCACCGTCCCGGACCGGTCGCGTCCGGTGCCCTGGAAGAGCAGATGCGGCTTGGTCGCCGGCACCCGGACCTGCTCCCGGTACGTACCGGGAGCGAGGGAGATCGTGATCTGTTCCGTGTTGCCCGCGGGGACGGCGTCCACGGCGGCCTGCACGGTGGCGAAGTCGGCCGGGACGTTCAGCACGGTCCGGGCGGGCCGGGCGACCGTATCCGCAGGCGGGTGCGCGTGTGCGGGAGTGGTGACGAAGGCGGCGGACAGGACGGTCAGAGCGGTGAGTGCGACGCCTGCTGCGTGAAAACGTGTGCGGTGCGGGTGCGACATTGCGGCTCTCCTCACAGGGGTTCGGACAAGGCCCTACGTGCTCACGCCGTCACCGCCTTACGGGCGAGCGCCGCCGCGCCCGGCCGGTCGAGCCGGCCGTCCACCACGACGGTGACGACACGCCGGGCCGTGCTCCCGCCCTCGGGCAGCGGCATCCGCCGCTCCCAGGCCAGCGAGGAACCCACCCCGGGATATCCGGTGGTCCGCACGAACCACGGGTCGGCGCGGGTCTCCGCGTTCCCGCCGCAGAACAGCAGCGACCAGTCCCGTCCGGCGAGCACCAGCCAGTCGGCGGTGCGCCCGTGCACCGCCTCCTCGCCGGTCGCGTCGCCGGTGAACACGTCCGGCGCCGGGCCGTCCGCCTCCTGCCGGGGCGCGCGCCAGAAGAAGCCGCCGTACCCCGCGCCCGGCCGGCCGTTGGTGGCCGGGCTGCCCACGGAGAGATCCTCGCCCGACACATTGGTCAGCGCCGAGGTGAAGTCGAGGACCCACGCGTCGGCGGAGAGCGCGCCGGCGCTGATCGTCCGCCGCTCCCTGAGCAGCTCCCTCCCCCGGCGTTCCCAGGACAGCTCCTGCACACAGCCGTCGGGGTCCCGCAGGAGCCAGCCCGTGTGCTCCTGAGTGCCGTGGTTCTCCAGCTCCATGGGGCCCCGGTCGCGTACGTAGGTGCGCCCGCCCCAGAAGTTGACCCCGGGGAAGGTCGTTCCCGAGATGTCGGGGACGGCCATGGACACCCCCAGATGGTGTGCGTGGTCGGCCGGCCGCAGCTCGGTGACCGTGACCCCGCCGAGGGTGCGTACCGGATGCAGATAGGGGCGCGGCGAGAGCCCCGCCGGGATGCGCGTGTGGTCCGCCCGGTGGGCGTACGTGGCCACCGGGCGGCCGTCGCAGTGCAGCACCGTGGCCTCGGCGACGCCGGAAACGCGCGGCTCGATCTTCAT
It encodes the following:
- a CDS encoding ABC transporter substrate-binding protein, which produces MSIRRTSSRGNPFRGRTAAAVSLTAVLALTATACGDDGSGGGGSEGSGKGEITLWDNNTGERRDIWAQIIKDFEKENPDIHVKYVGIPIDQVQAKYDTAIDGGGLPDVGGVTTAYLSNLVIRDVLDPVDERIGSSGLKGRLVPTMVDSVKAAGGRGDEMYSVPTSSNNGTLWYRTDLFSAAGLKAPATWSEFYAAAEKLTAAGKNRFGYTIRGGAGSIAPAMDAMYGQSGITSFWDGDKTTVNDPKNVAALEKYVALYKKVTPSADVNNDFIKMVAQWDNGTIGMLTHNLASYQDHVKALGNDKFKGLPYPTAEDGSRVQVSNPVDGLGLFKNSKNKAAAWKLIEFAASHKSNSAWNASAGSIPANTDAASDTWIKNAEPTAAAMKALSDGSTKIVDLPYYLPDWNTISKSGNEPNFQKVLLGDMTAKEFADKVAKELNEAQAEWKEQNKG
- a CDS encoding rhamnogalacturonan acetylesterase encodes the protein MSISRRQAAAALSALPLAVAAAPAAAAAGGRSGRPERSPGTVHIAGDSTAADKYASAAPETGWGMALPFLLRKGIAVANHAVNGRSSKSFIDEGRLAAVLGVIRPGDLLLIQFGHNDEKSADPTRYTEPWSTYQDCLRQYVKGARDAGARPVLLTSVERRKFDTAGDAVATHGDYPAAMRALAAAERVPLLDIQAASLALWQRLGAEGTEPYFHWLLPGESPNYPDGVSDNTHFHPPGAIAVARLVARSLRDERVLAPGDTRRLDEEIPASWLSWLDD
- a CDS encoding pectate lyase family protein codes for the protein MALTLTALAAPAQGQSRTASPAAERAALPAGDGWAAESGSTTGGRDATADHVYTVTTWAEFRAALSAAEDNPSVIRVKGTLDALSDSVGNPLTCKDYEAKGYSFEQYLADYDPAVWGYDEEVSGEQEDLRAASAKLQGAQVKVNVPANTTIVGVGRNARILGGSLQVRDVDNVIIRNLTFEDAFNCFPQWDPTDGAYGEWNSEYDNLVLYGSTHVWVDHNTFTDGRHPDSEQPYYFGRLYQQHDGELDVVRGADLVTVSWNVFKEHDKTILIGNSDSLTAVDRGKLRVTLHHNQFKNLKERAPRVRFGQVDAYNNHYVVQKSGYGYSFGIGFESKLVAEKNAFTVPKGVGLGQILKKWSDAPVTTSGNVVNGKPVDLLAVHNAEIPEETLRPDAGWTPVLRASVDNPRAVPGLVDGGAGAGKLH
- a CDS encoding PmoA family protein, with product MKIEPRVSGVAEATVLHCDGRPVATYAHRADHTRIPAGLSPRPYLHPVRTLGGVTVTELRPADHAHHLGVSMAVPDISGTTFPGVNFWGGRTYVRDRGPMELENHGTQEHTGWLLRDPDGCVQELSWERRGRELLRERRTISAGALSADAWVLDFTSALTNVSGEDLSVGSPATNGRPGAGYGGFFWRAPRQEADGPAPDVFTGDATGEEAVHGRTADWLVLAGRDWSLLFCGGNAETRADPWFVRTTGYPGVGSSLAWERRMPLPEGGSTARRVVTVVVDGRLDRPGAAALARKAVTA